In one Leptospira fletcheri genomic region, the following are encoded:
- a CDS encoding PLP-dependent aminotransferase family protein, translating to MTNTDSWETKYSRIARSLMERIKSGEFPPGTKLPSLRRICLSEQCNLSTAVEAFGILQEQGYIRGRERSGYFTLPRTENPPKFKVDKPIRISNPSVPEEVGSLLAELADPAFMSFGAAVPDDRFLPLASLERCYRSAMRDPFLHKYSDVQGHLELRRKISNQASVKERRISPEQVFVTVGCSEAAFVCLSLLTKPGDQVAVESPLHFVLYQILSILKLKAVEIPTDPASGMDLKSYEYVLKTSKPKLLITVPTFSNPTGSLMPVESKKDLLRLSVKYGVRILEDDIYGELSHSPGLRPPSLLSLDGSREFVIQISSLSKTVSPGLRIGWLIGDPELIHKAVQRRIAESIALPSLPQLAAANFLGSLGYERHIRNLKRNIGNSILSYADAFLDYFPKGTMLSVPKGGFLLWVELPEGKDSRELRIRAVKKRISLVPGNLFSLSGKYQRNFRINAGIPFGPSVSSAIRTLGRIAGEI from the coding sequence ATGACCAATACAGATTCTTGGGAGACTAAATATTCCCGGATCGCAAGATCTTTGATGGAAAGGATAAAATCGGGAGAATTTCCTCCCGGAACGAAATTGCCTTCCCTTCGTCGGATCTGTCTTTCGGAACAATGCAATTTATCGACAGCCGTCGAAGCCTTCGGAATTCTTCAGGAGCAGGGTTATATCCGGGGACGGGAACGTTCCGGTTACTTTACCCTTCCGCGTACGGAGAATCCTCCAAAGTTCAAGGTGGATAAACCCATCCGAATTTCGAATCCTTCCGTTCCGGAGGAAGTGGGTTCTCTCCTCGCGGAATTGGCCGACCCGGCATTCATGTCCTTCGGCGCCGCCGTTCCGGACGATCGGTTTTTGCCCTTGGCATCTTTGGAACGCTGCTATCGAAGTGCGATGAGGGATCCCTTTTTACATAAATATTCCGACGTTCAGGGACATTTGGAACTCAGACGGAAAATTTCGAATCAAGCCTCCGTTAAGGAAAGAAGGATCTCCCCTGAACAGGTATTCGTCACCGTGGGTTGTTCCGAAGCTGCGTTCGTATGCTTATCCCTTTTGACGAAGCCGGGAGACCAGGTGGCGGTAGAGTCTCCTTTGCATTTCGTTTTATATCAAATATTAAGTATCTTGAAATTGAAAGCAGTGGAGATCCCTACCGATCCCGCATCCGGAATGGATTTGAAATCCTACGAATACGTGTTGAAAACGTCCAAACCGAAATTGCTCATCACCGTTCCCACTTTTTCGAATCCGACCGGAAGCCTTATGCCGGTAGAATCCAAAAAGGATCTACTTCGTCTTTCCGTTAAATACGGTGTAAGGATATTGGAGGACGATATTTACGGTGAGTTGTCGCATTCTCCCGGTTTGAGACCGCCTTCTCTTCTTTCCTTGGATGGAAGCCGGGAATTCGTGATTCAGATTTCTTCTCTTTCCAAGACGGTCAGTCCGGGATTGCGGATCGGCTGGCTGATCGGTGATCCGGAACTCATCCACAAAGCGGTGCAAAGACGAATCGCGGAATCCATCGCCTTACCCAGTTTGCCCCAACTTGCCGCCGCGAATTTTCTGGGATCCTTGGGATACGAAAGACATATCCGGAATTTGAAACGCAATATCGGAAACTCCATACTTTCCTACGCGGATGCATTTCTGGATTATTTTCCGAAAGGGACGATGCTTTCCGTTCCTAAGGGAGGATTTTTACTTTGGGTGGAACTCCCGGAAGGCAAGGATTCCCGGGAACTGCGTATCCGCGCCGTTAAAAAGCGCATCAGTCTCGTTCCCGGAAATTTGTTTTCGCTTTCCGGAAAATATCAAAGGAACTTTAGGATCAATGCAGGAATCCCTTTCGGGCCGAGCGTTTCCTCGGCAATCCGCACTTTAGGTAGGATTGCAGGAGAGATCTGA
- a CDS encoding YgaP family membrane protein, translating into MAINEGRLDRFLRVLVGVIAIGWGIYSQNWLGAFGILPLTTGLVGWCPAYALFGFSTCARSES; encoded by the coding sequence ATGGCGATAAACGAAGGTAGATTGGATCGTTTTCTTAGAGTTCTAGTAGGAGTGATTGCGATTGGCTGGGGGATCTATTCCCAAAACTGGTTAGGTGCATTCGGGATCCTTCCCCTTACGACCGGCTTAGTCGGATGGTGCCCTGCTTACGCTCTGTTCGGTTTCAGCACTTGTGCGCGTTCTGAATCCTGA
- a CDS encoding phasin-related domain-containing protein, protein MEKQILDILNAGLGIVKTGQEGLEKAKAEFTKSFQDLAAKGAADNSESSVRVREFVDKFLNEAKELTTAAGKSYEDVRVKVLERYNQLVEEAKKLVPQEQVDAIKAKLSEVTETVKNGIPAKKTA, encoded by the coding sequence ATGGAAAAACAAATTCTAGATATCCTTAACGCAGGTCTCGGTATCGTTAAAACCGGACAAGAAGGACTGGAAAAAGCGAAAGCAGAATTCACCAAAAGTTTCCAAGATTTGGCAGCTAAAGGTGCAGCAGACAATTCCGAGTCTTCCGTTCGTGTTCGCGAGTTTGTCGACAAGTTCCTTAATGAAGCTAAGGAATTGACGACTGCAGCTGGAAAAAGCTACGAAGACGTCAGAGTTAAGGTTCTCGAAAGGTACAACCAACTTGTAGAAGAGGCCAAAAAACTCGTTCCCCAAGAACAAGTAGACGCTATCAAAGCAAAACTTAGCGAAGTAACGGAAACCGTGAAAAACGGAATTCCGGCTAAGAAAACCGCATAA
- a CDS encoding PLP-dependent aminotransferase family protein has product MGKPFIQPAYVPPETDRVSLRVSRTPKSVVRDILKVIDSPEILSFAGGLPDDSLFPVHDFAESFAQATKEKGPKLFQYSDTQGHPELRAWIAETYYANVSPEQILITSGSQQALDLLARYFIDEGDRILIENPSYLGAIQSFSSYGPEFLGIEHSSLESNRDEWNKEWETKVRRKSPKFFYCIPDFQNPSGFSYPLSVRQDLADFFARHRIPIIEDVAYRDLYFTNSIPPSIHDFCPENTFSVGTFSKTLSPGLRVGWIKIPKRNIRDLVVQKQSMDLHSPTINQEIVFRFLESGKFGSHMENLKKQYFQKARYTCDRLSEVFGDEVRFREPKGGLFVWLEFSESLDSNSLFRYGLNEGVAVVPGESFYVSEPIAGKVRWNFSRATEQETKEGVRRLFRAWQLLNSDRKSSRETSEE; this is encoded by the coding sequence ATGGGCAAGCCATTTATCCAACCCGCATACGTTCCGCCCGAGACGGATCGCGTTTCTCTCCGGGTATCCCGAACACCGAAGTCGGTAGTCCGGGATATTTTGAAAGTGATCGATTCGCCCGAGATACTTTCTTTCGCAGGGGGATTGCCGGATGATTCCCTATTTCCCGTCCATGATTTTGCAGAGAGCTTTGCTCAAGCGACCAAGGAAAAAGGACCGAAGTTATTTCAATACTCGGACACACAAGGACACCCGGAGCTACGAGCCTGGATTGCGGAGACATACTATGCGAATGTCTCTCCGGAGCAAATCCTGATAACGAGCGGTTCCCAACAGGCTTTGGATCTTTTGGCTCGGTATTTCATCGATGAAGGCGATCGGATCCTGATCGAAAATCCCAGCTATTTAGGCGCGATCCAATCCTTCTCCTCTTATGGACCCGAGTTTTTGGGGATAGAACACTCATCCCTGGAATCGAATCGCGATGAATGGAATAAGGAATGGGAAACTAAGGTCCGACGAAAAAGCCCTAAGTTTTTCTATTGTATTCCCGATTTTCAGAACCCATCCGGTTTTTCTTATCCTCTTTCCGTTCGACAGGACCTGGCCGATTTTTTCGCAAGACATCGGATTCCGATCATCGAAGACGTCGCCTACAGGGATCTCTATTTTACGAACTCGATCCCGCCTTCCATCCATGACTTCTGTCCCGAAAACACGTTTTCTGTAGGAACTTTTTCCAAGACACTTTCTCCCGGACTCAGAGTAGGATGGATCAAGATCCCGAAGAGAAATATACGGGATCTCGTCGTTCAAAAACAATCTATGGACCTTCACTCTCCGACGATAAACCAGGAGATCGTATTCCGTTTTTTGGAATCCGGCAAATTCGGGTCTCATATGGAAAATCTCAAAAAGCAATACTTTCAAAAAGCGCGATATACATGCGATCGATTATCGGAAGTGTTCGGAGACGAGGTCCGTTTTCGGGAGCCCAAAGGAGGATTATTCGTTTGGCTGGAATTTTCCGAAAGCTTGGATTCGAACTCGCTTTTTCGCTACGGTTTAAACGAAGGTGTAGCCGTCGTTCCAGGGGAATCGTTTTACGTGTCGGAGCCGATCGCCGGAAAAGTCAGATGGAATTTCTCTAGAGCAACGGAACAGGAAACGAAGGAAGGAGTAAGAAGATTATTCCGCGCCTGGCAACTTCTAAACTCGGATCGGAAATCGAGTCGGGAGACAAGCGAGGAATAA
- a CDS encoding DUF2804 domain-containing protein: MNLETEIHQQSVLCESRGKLNLNAVGWSKIPLHRCNLSRHLLRKKKWNYWCFYDQDLLVSFTVSDLDYAGVVFCYWWDRKTGEFEESTIITPFGNGCSLGQTVSNTALFQGRNGKFSFSVDDYGSYRIFVDFHKENRKYVRAELKVGVPQNWETLNVVVPWSRNRFQYTHKLFGLGVEGSVKIGDKSYEFENESSFAVLDFGRGVWPYSTKWNWASMSYRPNKKEVYGVNLGAGWTDGTGTTENALLINGRIYKVPSDVVFEFDRQDYRSPWRIYTKDSKAVELTLKPSLHRRATSNLGILSSTVHQMAGEFEGVLRVGKNEFLIEGGLGWAEDHRARW; the protein is encoded by the coding sequence ATGAATCTCGAAACTGAAATCCATCAGCAATCCGTCCTCTGCGAATCCCGTGGGAAGTTGAATCTGAATGCGGTCGGTTGGTCCAAAATCCCTCTGCACAGATGTAATTTGAGCCGACATCTGCTCAGAAAGAAAAAGTGGAATTATTGGTGTTTTTACGATCAGGATTTGCTCGTTTCTTTTACCGTTTCCGATTTGGATTATGCCGGAGTCGTCTTCTGTTATTGGTGGGATAGAAAAACGGGAGAGTTCGAAGAGAGTACGATAATTACTCCCTTCGGAAACGGTTGTTCTCTCGGACAGACGGTTTCCAACACGGCCTTGTTTCAGGGAAGAAACGGTAAATTCTCCTTTTCCGTCGACGACTACGGTAGTTACAGAATCTTTGTCGACTTTCATAAGGAAAATCGAAAGTATGTTCGAGCGGAATTGAAGGTGGGTGTTCCACAAAATTGGGAGACTTTGAACGTGGTCGTTCCCTGGAGTCGAAATCGATTCCAATACACGCATAAACTTTTCGGACTCGGCGTAGAAGGGAGCGTAAAAATCGGAGACAAAAGTTACGAATTCGAAAACGAGAGTTCTTTTGCCGTCCTCGACTTCGGCCGCGGTGTCTGGCCGTATTCTACGAAATGGAATTGGGCATCGATGTCTTATCGTCCCAACAAAAAGGAAGTTTACGGAGTCAATCTTGGCGCAGGCTGGACGGACGGAACCGGAACTACGGAAAACGCTCTTTTGATCAACGGTCGTATTTATAAGGTTCCTTCAGACGTGGTCTTCGAATTCGATCGTCAAGATTACCGATCTCCTTGGAGGATCTATACCAAAGATAGCAAGGCAGTGGAATTGACGCTAAAGCCCTCCTTGCATAGAAGGGCCACCTCCAACTTGGGGATCCTCTCCTCTACCGTGCATCAGATGGCCGGGGAATTTGAAGGAGTACTCCGAGTGGGGAAAAACGAATTTTTGATCGAAGGCGGACTCGGTTGGGCGGAAGATCATCGCGCAAGATGGTGA